The Exiguobacterium mexicanum genome includes a window with the following:
- a CDS encoding DUF3916 domain-containing protein, with amino-acid sequence MKRRAKVRGVRRRLKRLRLHVNEQTQSFPTTFHDGYWHNKIPIEQSFLSSVQENSRIQRAIIEVMMEGASRLVHNREKERYQVVVLLDLPTLWQSELLVFESDARLKAFMDRDTSEQTWTRLPNDCVFLQRLDLSADVEVHRFHELIQDEDYMHSGEVWLLVQ; translated from the coding sequence TTGAAGAGACGGGCAAAAGTACGCGGTGTCAGACGAAGACTGAAACGGTTGCGCCTGCATGTCAACGAACAGACCCAATCGTTCCCGACGACGTTTCATGACGGGTATTGGCATAACAAAATCCCGATTGAACAATCGTTCTTATCGTCTGTACAGGAGAACAGCCGGATTCAACGTGCGATTATCGAGGTGATGATGGAAGGGGCCTCACGTCTCGTGCATAACCGAGAAAAGGAGCGGTACCAGGTCGTCGTCTTACTCGATTTGCCGACGCTTTGGCAGTCCGAACTCCTCGTGTTTGAAAGCGATGCACGACTGAAGGCGTTTATGGATCGGGATACGTCAGAGCAGACGTGGACGCGGTTGCCTAACGATTGCGTATTCCTACAAAGACTCGACCTGTCAGCGGACGTCGAGGTGCATCGGTTTCACGAACTGATTCAAGATGAAGATTATATGCATAGTGGAGAAGTCTGGTTGCTCGTACAGTGA
- a CDS encoding beta-glucoside-specific PTS transporter subunit IIABC: MLSKVRDYSKLARDILEAVGGEDNVINAARCATRLRLVLKRSNPQAKEQVMAMPGVITVVETGGQFQVVIGQHVGEVFDEFTKLVQIEGTEVEDGNKGTVLNRIIATMSAVFAPFIYILAAAGILQGVLIITTLLFDGFAETGTYEVFSFISWAPFTFLPIFIAITASKHFKTNTFISVAASAALVSPTWAEMAARITSGETISFLGLALSGTTYTSSVLPPLFLVWILSYVERFLNRHMNEVIRPLFVPFFSLVLMVPLTILVIGPITTMGAVGIANGYNFLAENAPMLAGAIIGGLWQVIVIFGVHWGVTPMVLANFDLYGRDSFQAYQTIAVIAQVGAVLGVILKAKSQEIKKVGVSAGITGLFGITEPAIYGVTLRFKKPFIFGCISGAVGAIVASFFNPYYFAYAGLPGPLTLVNGISEDVPTSIWGLLIGTAIAIILPVVLIQIFGFGEDTAKQVTEVTETPATAEASATLVQEETIASPLSGKVIALSDVPDDVFASGAMGKGYAVEPDGNKVIAPFDGTVVMVAPTKHAIGLRSNTGIELLIHVGLDTVTLDGKPFTVHVKDGDSFKVGDVLTTFDHDMIAAHNISSITPVIVTNSATYADVLVQASNQTDTTTPILTIVNQ; encoded by the coding sequence CTGTTGAGTAAAGTTCGGGATTATTCAAAATTGGCTCGGGATATTTTAGAGGCCGTCGGAGGGGAAGACAACGTCATCAATGCGGCGCGCTGTGCGACGCGACTCCGCCTCGTCTTGAAGCGGTCAAATCCGCAGGCGAAAGAACAAGTCATGGCGATGCCAGGTGTCATCACGGTCGTCGAGACGGGTGGCCAGTTCCAGGTCGTCATCGGGCAGCATGTCGGGGAAGTGTTCGATGAGTTCACGAAACTGGTGCAAATCGAAGGGACTGAGGTCGAAGACGGAAACAAGGGGACCGTCCTCAACCGCATCATCGCTACGATGTCCGCCGTATTCGCACCGTTCATCTATATCTTGGCCGCAGCCGGGATTTTGCAAGGGGTACTCATCATCACGACATTGTTGTTCGACGGTTTCGCCGAGACGGGGACGTACGAAGTGTTCAGCTTCATCTCATGGGCACCGTTCACGTTCTTACCGATTTTCATCGCCATCACGGCATCGAAACACTTTAAGACGAACACGTTCATCTCCGTCGCAGCCAGTGCGGCCTTGGTCAGTCCGACATGGGCCGAGATGGCGGCTCGCATCACGTCAGGGGAGACGATCAGTTTCCTTGGTCTCGCCTTGTCAGGTACGACGTATACGTCATCGGTATTACCACCGCTCTTCCTCGTCTGGATCTTATCCTATGTCGAGCGGTTCTTGAACCGACACATGAACGAGGTCATTCGTCCTTTGTTCGTACCGTTCTTCAGTTTGGTGCTCATGGTGCCGCTCACGATTCTCGTCATCGGACCAATCACGACGATGGGTGCGGTCGGGATTGCCAACGGCTACAACTTCTTAGCGGAGAACGCCCCGATGCTCGCTGGCGCAATTATCGGTGGTCTCTGGCAAGTCATCGTCATCTTCGGGGTCCATTGGGGCGTGACGCCGATGGTGCTCGCAAACTTCGACTTGTATGGCCGTGACTCATTCCAGGCATATCAGACGATTGCCGTCATCGCCCAAGTCGGCGCCGTTCTCGGTGTCATCTTGAAAGCGAAGAGCCAAGAAATCAAAAAAGTCGGTGTCTCGGCTGGGATTACTGGACTATTCGGAATCACAGAGCCTGCCATTTACGGGGTGACACTCCGCTTCAAGAAACCGTTCATCTTTGGATGTATCTCGGGGGCCGTCGGAGCCATCGTGGCCAGTTTCTTCAACCCGTATTACTTCGCTTACGCTGGTCTCCCGGGTCCGCTCACCCTTGTGAACGGAATCAGTGAAGACGTGCCGACCTCGATTTGGGGACTGTTGATCGGGACAGCGATTGCCATCATCCTTCCGGTCGTCTTGATTCAAATCTTCGGTTTCGGAGAAGACACGGCCAAACAAGTGACAGAAGTGACGGAAACACCTGCGACGGCAGAAGCGAGTGCGACGCTCGTTCAGGAAGAGACGATTGCTTCACCGCTCTCTGGAAAAGTCATCGCCTTGAGCGATGTTCCGGACGATGTATTCGCCTCCGGGGCGATGGGTAAAGGTTATGCCGTCGAGCCAGACGGGAATAAGGTCATTGCACCGTTTGACGGGACGGTCGTCATGGTCGCACCGACGAAACATGCGATCGGTCTCCGTTCGAACACGGGAATCGAGTTGTTGATTCACGTCGGTCTCGATACGGTGACGCTCGATGGGAAACCGTTCACCGTACACGTCAAAGACGGGGACAGCTTTAAAGTGGGCGATGTGTTGACGACGTTCGACCATGACATGATCGCTGCACATAATATTTCAAGTATCACACCTGTCATCGTGACGAACAGCGCGACATATGCTGACGTACTCGTCCAAGCAAGTAATCAGACAGACACGACGACACCGATACTCACGATTGTTAATCAATAA
- a CDS encoding GntR family transcriptional regulator — protein sequence MLKYQQVAAEIEQYINQHDLKQGDKLPVLEQLMSQYAVSKSTITKALELLERKGVIFQLRGSGIFVRRHNRPGYMSLFSTQGFKSNLGDRVLTSDVLDVSVSKPDATVAQNLGIDVTDDVYRVERVRFVDGEVFCYEESYYVKAIVPYLNREIVADSIFDYVQGALGVTIGFSDMYMQVGRLTQTEAGYLGLQTEDPTLRIETIFHLSNGKPFDYSRITYHYEHSQFVVQANGPYM from the coding sequence GTGCTTAAATATCAACAAGTGGCAGCAGAGATTGAACAGTACATCAATCAACATGATTTGAAGCAAGGAGATAAACTGCCCGTGCTCGAGCAGTTGATGAGCCAATATGCCGTCAGCAAGAGCACGATCACGAAAGCACTCGAATTGTTGGAGCGGAAAGGGGTCATCTTTCAATTGCGGGGGAGCGGCATCTTCGTCCGGCGCCACAACCGTCCGGGCTATATGAGCCTGTTCTCGACACAAGGGTTCAAGAGCAACCTTGGTGACCGGGTGTTGACGTCGGACGTGCTCGACGTCTCGGTCTCGAAACCGGACGCGACGGTCGCACAGAACCTTGGCATCGACGTGACAGATGACGTCTATCGCGTCGAGCGGGTCCGCTTCGTCGACGGCGAGGTGTTCTGTTACGAGGAGTCGTACTATGTGAAGGCGATCGTGCCGTATTTGAACCGAGAAATCGTCGCCGACTCGATCTTCGATTACGTACAGGGCGCACTCGGTGTCACCATCGGCTTTTCGGACATGTACATGCAGGTCGGTCGACTGACCCAGACGGAAGCCGGCTATCTAGGTTTACAGACGGAGGACCCGACGCTCCGCATCGAGACGATCTTCCATCTATCGAATGGAAAGCCGTTCGATTATTCACGCATCACGTATCATTACGAGCACTCCCAGTTCGTCGTTCAGGCGAACGGGCCGTACATGTGA
- a CDS encoding DinB family protein, which translates to MTSTINVIDEFASYTDWLNTLERLDESMWDKPIATDKWSIKAIVLHIAHWDNHLLNVIIPAVKTGEGMIFPEFDSFNARATQKAKRLSGENVLQLAKTTRSSLIETLQSLSQETLTSHTTANGVTHCPHHGVPYTLAYIVTEFIEHDRHHQQQVDAILGKTS; encoded by the coding sequence ATGACTAGCACTATAAACGTAATCGATGAATTCGCATCTTATACAGATTGGCTAAATACGTTAGAGAGATTGGATGAATCGATGTGGGACAAGCCAATTGCGACCGACAAATGGTCAATCAAAGCAATCGTCCTTCACATTGCCCATTGGGATAACCATCTGTTGAACGTCATCATTCCAGCGGTGAAGACCGGGGAAGGCATGATTTTCCCTGAGTTCGACTCGTTTAACGCGCGAGCGACCCAAAAAGCGAAGCGTCTCTCAGGAGAAAACGTGCTCCAGTTAGCAAAAACGACTCGAAGTTCGCTCATAGAAACGCTTCAGTCATTAAGTCAAGAGACGCTGACTTCGCACACGACGGCGAACGGGGTAACCCATTGCCCGCATCACGGTGTCCCGTATACGCTCGCCTATATCGTCACCGAGTTCATCGAACATGACCGGCACCACCAGCAGCAAGTCGACGCCATCTTGGGGAAAACCTCTTGA